A single region of the Ignavibacteria bacterium genome encodes:
- a CDS encoding glycosyltransferase: MTRTIILVTTQPFPFGMASTNRLRSLAVGLNKNGLKVRVLCLKPTSIEENLIFLGDKNCGRYEGVDFEYTSITIRDSKSKPLKAIYIISGVLCSIIRILRLGRVEKINQIWVSFSTVAYILTYFVVAKLVKSQFTLFRSEYPKLERNKLTMFLFDKLYSQLLFKCFDNFVIMTTKLKEYFDDKKKSDAKSILAPMTLDFSKYEFQRREIRSNREYIAYCGTMNFNKDGVDNLLRAFKLISVQYPNLFLYLIGDLEGSRETLDLIDELEISDKVIGTGYVTGDTYLNYLSEARVLCLARPKTPQNENGFPSKLIDYLATGKPVVTTDTGEVSKYFKDDESIFFATAGDYMDFAKKLLSVLENYDHSLSVGVKGRQVAMKNFDYISVTKRIISNLF, translated from the coding sequence ATGACCCGAACAATTATCCTAGTAACAACACAACCATTTCCTTTTGGTATGGCCTCAACTAATAGATTAAGAAGTCTTGCGGTAGGGCTAAATAAGAACGGTTTAAAAGTTAGAGTGCTCTGTCTTAAGCCGACTTCAATTGAGGAGAACTTAATTTTCCTAGGTGATAAAAATTGTGGAAGGTATGAAGGTGTTGATTTTGAATACACTTCCATCACGATTCGCGATAGTAAAAGCAAACCTTTAAAAGCCATATATATAATCTCTGGAGTGTTGTGCTCGATTATTCGAATCCTAAGGTTAGGGCGAGTTGAAAAAATTAACCAAATATGGGTGAGTTTTTCTACTGTTGCGTATATTCTCACTTACTTTGTGGTTGCGAAATTAGTTAAAAGTCAATTTACTCTTTTCAGAAGTGAATATCCGAAATTGGAAAGGAATAAATTGACAATGTTTTTATTCGACAAATTGTATTCTCAACTTTTATTTAAGTGTTTTGACAATTTTGTGATTATGACGACAAAACTCAAAGAATATTTCGATGATAAAAAAAAATCCGACGCCAAAAGTATCTTAGCACCCATGACTCTCGACTTTTCAAAATATGAATTCCAGAGAAGGGAAATTCGCTCCAATCGGGAATATATAGCTTATTGCGGGACAATGAATTTTAATAAAGACGGTGTGGATAATCTCTTAAGGGCATTTAAATTGATTTCTGTCCAATATCCTAATTTGTTCCTCTATTTGATAGGAGACTTGGAGGGAAGCAGGGAAACTTTGGACTTAATTGATGAACTTGAAATCAGCGATAAAGTAATCGGAACTGGCTATGTAACAGGAGACACTTATCTGAATTATCTCAGCGAGGCCAGGGTGTTATGTTTGGCACGACCAAAGACACCACAAAATGAAAATGGGTTTCCCTCGAAATTGATAGATTACCTTGCAACCGGCAAACCCGTAGTAACAACTGATACAGGTGAGGTTTCAAAATATTTTAAAGATGATGAATCTATATTTTTTGCAACCGCTGGGGATTATATGGATTTTGCTAAAAAACTCCTATCTGTTTTAGAAAATTATGACCATAGTCTTAGTGTGGGAGTTAAAGGAAGGCAAGTAGCTATGAAGAATTTTGACTATATCTCTGTGACAAAGCGAATAATCAGTAACTTGTTTTAA
- a CDS encoding glycosyltransferase family 4 protein, producing the protein MQKIGKIVLLVPAPTAKGGISYYYESLRNELPQDVIFFERGARNWPQRTGFFGELKRIFSDFRLFRSLVRKEKISLVQSSTSLGVLTTLRDGIFLKYSQSKGIKTIAFFRGWDADVEKEIEEKYLKMFKFFFFSCDVLMSLSQHVKGKLQSWGFEKEIFVETTLVDKTLLSAIGQQQIVERHNNAFATSNFEILFMSRIEQRKGIYECLSAFSQLQEKYRGKINFKFNILGDGFERDSVEKFIEIQKIENVFLPGFIKGDQKGQYLKTANIFLFPSYGEGMPNAVLEAMAAGVVTITTPVGGLVDFFMHREHGLIVAKPDAGLLVDAVEKVLFEKELSIRMAIKAHNYAKANFFSDAVAGRLMKIFNFTIRK; encoded by the coding sequence ATGCAAAAAATCGGTAAAATAGTCCTTTTGGTGCCTGCTCCAACTGCAAAAGGAGGGATTTCATATTATTATGAATCCTTGCGAAATGAACTCCCTCAAGATGTAATATTTTTTGAGAGGGGAGCCAGAAACTGGCCGCAAAGAACCGGGTTCTTCGGGGAATTAAAGAGAATATTCTCCGACTTCAGGTTATTCAGGTCTCTTGTTAGAAAAGAAAAAATCAGTCTTGTGCAATCGTCAACATCCTTGGGGGTACTCACAACATTGCGAGACGGGATTTTTTTGAAGTATTCCCAAAGTAAAGGCATAAAGACAATCGCTTTTTTTAGAGGATGGGATGCAGATGTCGAGAAGGAAATCGAAGAAAAATACCTGAAAATGTTTAAGTTTTTCTTTTTTAGTTGTGATGTCTTGATGTCATTGTCACAACATGTGAAGGGAAAGCTGCAGTCCTGGGGCTTTGAAAAGGAGATATTTGTGGAAACTACTCTCGTAGATAAAACTCTTTTATCTGCAATCGGCCAACAGCAAATTGTTGAAAGACATAATAATGCATTTGCAACAAGCAATTTTGAAATACTCTTTATGTCAAGGATCGAACAGCGAAAAGGGATCTATGAATGTCTGAGTGCTTTTTCTCAGCTCCAGGAAAAATATAGAGGGAAGATTAACTTTAAGTTTAACATACTTGGAGATGGATTTGAGAGAGATTCAGTTGAAAAATTTATCGAAATTCAGAAAATAGAAAATGTGTTTTTACCGGGGTTTATAAAAGGTGATCAAAAAGGTCAATATTTAAAAACCGCCAATATATTCCTTTTTCCCTCATACGGTGAAGGGATGCCGAACGCGGTTCTCGAGGCCATGGCAGCCGGAGTCGTTACAATAACCACCCCTGTAGGTGGGCTGGTAGATTTCTTCATGCATCGTGAACATGGTTTGATAGTAGCAAAACCCGATGCCGGTCTTTTGGTTGACGCTGTAGAAAAGGTACTCTTTGAAAAGGAATTATCAATAAGAATGGCAATTAAAGCTCATAATTATGCAAAAGCAAATTTCTTTTCCGATGCAGTAGCAGGCAGGTTAATGAAAATTTTTAATTTTACAATCAGGAAATAA